The following proteins come from a genomic window of Synechococcus sp. NB0720_010:
- a CDS encoding autotransporter outer membrane beta-barrel domain-containing protein, with product MRLPALATAAVACGLQLLSALPASSEIITVNGTQYKVFALPSSTPSNLSSDELNKIKSSPWWRKYQLSIDFAQAWNTDGTVFADSEFDNNGVLFLGGIKSKNRAWPLSTDSASFAWGFLAPAPKPTDQPDNTKGALTSLVSCVSNASINPATTRDCVTVLASVNASSWEQLTAEAYASNLSVGLESMNRFRKNALAIALADNKISYTKTEKVKVCVDENGNALTASTKDQEVSKESTNCKTVKVTKKLPWSLVIDGTNTQASLRGTEDLGSLDYNIFQSTYGVEYALSDQFSIGGVFGYGQNNLYNYEFADTRVNSDTYSGGLYGLYKPSEPATIALLGGYSRFNSDSRRPIQFGTINRLAEADWNSNGYTVALTGEYAFTLSKVTDSADPKQKEKERRNAILLKPNALVSFAGYSQGLIEESGAQSLNLKLNPHTATSVIFGGGLILQAPIVVSSESRLIPRLGVGYRYDVNGNSDEEHEVTGGFVDLPEAGEIDVYGQNRGSNDVDVSLGLEYEISSSTAIYSNVAGSFWSNGNELTYGGGFRYSW from the coding sequence ATGAGGCTCCCCGCACTTGCCACTGCGGCGGTGGCGTGTGGCCTTCAGCTTCTGAGTGCACTGCCTGCGAGTTCGGAGATCATCACAGTCAATGGCACTCAATACAAGGTTTTCGCTCTGCCAAGCAGCACTCCTAGCAACCTTTCGAGCGATGAACTGAACAAGATAAAAAGTTCTCCCTGGTGGCGGAAATACCAGCTCAGCATTGATTTCGCTCAGGCATGGAATACAGATGGCACAGTCTTCGCAGATTCAGAGTTTGACAATAATGGGGTCCTTTTTCTTGGCGGTATCAAATCTAAAAACCGTGCCTGGCCCCTTTCTACTGATTCTGCATCTTTTGCCTGGGGATTTCTTGCCCCTGCTCCCAAGCCAACCGATCAACCAGACAATACCAAAGGGGCACTGACTTCCTTGGTGAGTTGCGTGAGCAATGCATCAATCAATCCCGCAACAACAAGAGACTGCGTCACTGTTCTTGCCTCTGTTAATGCATCATCTTGGGAGCAGCTGACAGCTGAGGCCTACGCCAGCAACCTATCGGTTGGCCTTGAATCGATGAACCGATTCAGAAAGAATGCATTGGCCATTGCACTTGCTGACAACAAGATCTCCTATACAAAAACCGAAAAGGTCAAAGTTTGTGTTGACGAGAATGGAAACGCATTGACAGCAAGCACCAAAGACCAAGAGGTTTCAAAAGAGTCAACCAACTGCAAAACCGTAAAGGTCACAAAGAAACTCCCCTGGTCTCTTGTCATCGACGGCACCAACACACAGGCCAGCCTCAGGGGAACAGAGGACCTTGGCTCGCTTGACTACAACATCTTCCAGTCCACCTATGGCGTCGAATACGCACTGAGCGATCAGTTCAGCATTGGCGGAGTTTTTGGCTACGGACAGAACAATCTCTACAACTACGAATTTGCCGATACACGGGTTAATAGTGATACCTACTCGGGCGGCCTCTACGGCTTGTACAAGCCATCTGAACCAGCAACCATTGCCCTGCTTGGCGGTTACTCGCGCTTCAACAGCGATTCACGCAGGCCAATCCAGTTCGGCACGATCAATCGTCTTGCAGAAGCGGACTGGAATTCCAACGGCTACACCGTTGCGTTAACAGGTGAATACGCCTTCACTCTCTCAAAAGTCACTGACTCAGCGGACCCCAAGCAAAAAGAGAAAGAACGCCGTAACGCCATCCTTCTCAAGCCCAATGCCTTGGTTTCCTTCGCTGGGTACTCCCAAGGGCTCATTGAGGAATCAGGTGCACAGTCCCTCAACCTCAAGCTCAATCCACACACAGCCACATCGGTGATCTTTGGTGGTGGTTTGATTCTGCAGGCTCCCATAGTTGTCTCCTCTGAAAGTCGACTCATCCCGAGGCTTGGTGTTGGCTATCGCTACGACGTCAATGGCAACTCCGACGAAGAGCACGAGGTGACTGGTGGTTTCGTCGATCTGCCAGAAGCAGGTGAAATCGATGTCTACGGCCAGAACCGAGGTAGCAATGACGTCGATGTTTCCCTTGGACTTGAGTATGAAATCAGTTCCAGCACCGCGATCTACAGCAACGTTGCTGGATCCTTTTGGTCCAACGGCAACGAGCTGACCTACGGCGGAGGTTTTCGCTACAGCTGGTAG
- a CDS encoding 2Fe-2S iron-sulfur cluster binding domain-containing protein: MKDVLIQWPNGQQTRCSAGKDWLQAAREAGFSIPTGCLGGSCGACEIDVNGKTIRACIATVPASKSGQLSVELATDPYW; this comes from the coding sequence ATGAAGGACGTCCTGATCCAGTGGCCCAATGGACAGCAGACCCGCTGCAGTGCGGGGAAGGATTGGCTGCAGGCTGCACGCGAGGCCGGTTTCTCAATCCCCACGGGCTGCCTCGGCGGCAGTTGTGGCGCCTGCGAAATCGACGTCAACGGCAAGACCATCCGGGCCTGCATCGCCACCGTTCCCGCCAGCAAAAGCGGTCAACTGAGCGTGGAGCTGGCGACGGATCCCTACTGGTGA
- a CDS encoding nucleoside triphosphate pyrophosphatase — MLLLASASPARRRLLEQAAIPHRVQVSGVDEEAISHPDPAQLVQLLARAKARAVLESGLDREVSAVLGCDSVLAFDGEVFGKPADPQEAISRWRRMRGAWGELHTGHALLDPAGGERVAAVTTRVLFADLSDAEIEAYVATGEPLQCAGGFALEGRGGCLVERLDGCFSNVIGLSLPLLRQWLSAA; from the coding sequence GTGCTGCTGTTGGCCTCTGCCTCCCCCGCCCGCCGGCGCTTGCTGGAGCAGGCGGCGATCCCCCATCGGGTGCAGGTCAGCGGGGTGGATGAGGAGGCCATCAGCCACCCCGATCCGGCGCAGTTGGTGCAGCTCCTGGCCCGGGCGAAGGCGCGGGCGGTGCTGGAGAGCGGGCTCGATCGGGAGGTCTCGGCGGTGCTGGGCTGTGATTCGGTCCTGGCGTTTGACGGGGAGGTCTTTGGCAAACCCGCGGATCCCCAGGAGGCCATCAGCCGCTGGCGGCGGATGCGCGGCGCCTGGGGGGAGCTGCATACCGGTCATGCCCTTCTGGATCCTGCGGGGGGCGAGCGGGTGGCCGCGGTGACGACTCGGGTGCTCTTTGCTGATCTGAGCGACGCCGAGATCGAGGCCTATGTGGCGACGGGTGAACCGCTGCAGTGCGCCGGTGGCTTTGCCCTGGAGGGCCGCGGCGGCTGCCTGGTGGAGCGCCTGGATGGCTGCTTCTCCAACGTCATTGGCCTGAGTCTTCCCTTGCTGCGGCAGTGGTTGAGCGCGGCCTGA
- a CDS encoding nucleotidyltransferase domain-containing protein: protein MAASGFSKEAWSVTEEKVLEAVDRLVKAAAPLRLIAFGSASKGELSSANDLDLLVVEPSVQSRYAETVRLQRALRGILMSVDVVVTTAEHFRERSAIPGTVEFTAHHQGRVLHDSL, encoded by the coding sequence GTGGCCGCTTCCGGTTTTTCTAAAGAGGCCTGGTCGGTGACGGAGGAGAAAGTCCTCGAAGCCGTCGACCGTCTTGTGAAGGCAGCAGCGCCTTTACGCCTGATTGCCTTTGGATCTGCATCCAAGGGAGAGCTGAGCTCTGCCAATGACCTGGATCTGCTCGTGGTTGAACCATCGGTGCAGAGTCGCTACGCAGAAACGGTGCGCCTCCAGAGAGCCCTGAGAGGAATTCTGATGTCCGTCGATGTTGTGGTGACGACGGCGGAGCACTTCCGTGAACGCTCTGCAATCCCGGGAACTGTTGAATTCACCGCACACCATCAGGGCAGGGTGCTGCATGACTCCCTCTGA
- a CDS encoding HEPN domain-containing protein — MSQRQQAWLRQAKSDFEVGELTQSQGFHSQACYHYSQAAEKALKGLLISLGTLPPYSHSLDRLAEAIREQGVDTVWIDSLRLKALSRMNSETRYPRDDEAPIDRFDANDSGMAQEASKAVLQFVESALVDAS, encoded by the coding sequence ATGAGCCAACGACAACAGGCTTGGCTGCGGCAAGCCAAGAGTGACTTCGAAGTTGGAGAACTCACTCAGTCACAGGGTTTCCACAGCCAGGCTTGCTATCACTACAGCCAAGCGGCGGAGAAAGCCCTTAAGGGACTGCTGATTTCCCTGGGGACACTGCCCCCTTACAGCCATTCTCTGGATCGCTTAGCTGAAGCGATTCGCGAGCAAGGTGTCGATACCGTCTGGATTGATTCACTGCGCCTCAAGGCCTTGAGTCGGATGAATAGTGAGACCCGATATCCAAGAGACGATGAGGCTCCCATCGACCGGTTCGATGCCAACGACTCCGGGATGGCACAAGAGGCCTCCAAGGCCGTCTTGCAATTTGTCGAGTCCGCTTTGGTTGATGCGAGTTAA
- a CDS encoding lysozyme inhibitor LprI family protein: protein MLHQPRLRFCCVSLFALAALAGSTQPVAAQPNPCAHTMSTVETSLCIAKVLEQKDRDLALAMQKVATEAAAMPGGQFPTLWKDNLTGFFKTSADPEDQLAAFQQARRNACVYMNSIAFQGTGFGIFVSNCEIRMTDALMQSLD, encoded by the coding sequence ATGCTCCATCAACCACGACTGCGCTTTTGCTGCGTTTCCCTGTTCGCACTGGCTGCTTTGGCGGGGAGTACCCAACCAGTGGCGGCCCAACCCAATCCCTGTGCCCACACCATGAGCACGGTGGAGACATCGCTGTGCATCGCCAAGGTTCTTGAGCAGAAGGATCGGGACTTGGCTCTGGCCATGCAGAAGGTGGCAACGGAGGCTGCCGCGATGCCCGGCGGTCAGTTCCCCACGCTCTGGAAGGACAACCTGACGGGCTTCTTTAAGACCAGCGCGGATCCCGAGGACCAGCTGGCGGCGTTTCAGCAGGCCCGCCGCAATGCCTGCGTTTACATGAACTCGATTGCCTTCCAAGGCACGGGCTTCGGCATCTTCGTTAGCAACTGCGAGATCCGGATGACCGATGCCCTGATGCAATCTTTGGATTAA
- a CDS encoding nucleotidyltransferase family protein, whose amino-acid sequence MVEAASTAAKVALIRERKRTERLAQLRSNAEAVVSQCPGSSLWLFGSLARGDWDAYSDVDMLAVAGDQATADQLAEAVLAIGMADDALALSTTDWLQQSQSQDPYWRAIAKDALCLAKG is encoded by the coding sequence ATGGTCGAAGCAGCCTCCACCGCCGCCAAAGTTGCGCTAATTCGCGAACGAAAGCGAACAGAACGGTTAGCTCAACTTCGCTCGAACGCTGAAGCTGTTGTCAGCCAGTGTCCAGGCTCCAGCCTCTGGCTGTTTGGATCACTGGCTCGCGGCGACTGGGACGCCTACTCCGACGTGGACATGCTGGCCGTCGCTGGGGACCAGGCAACAGCTGATCAACTGGCAGAGGCTGTTCTCGCCATTGGCATGGCCGATGACGCCTTGGCACTCAGCACAACGGACTGGCTCCAACAGTCACAAAGTCAGGACCCGTACTGGCGGGCCATTGCCAAAGACGCCCTTTGCCTGGCAAAAGGATGA
- a CDS encoding type II toxin-antitoxin system HicA family toxin: protein MVNNQLSLDAVKVRDVISRLNAAGWTLVATRGSHRQFKHPDRPGRVTVAGKPSDDLATGTLKSIAKQSGVALP, encoded by the coding sequence ATGGTGAACAACCAGCTCAGCCTCGATGCCGTGAAGGTTCGAGATGTCATCTCTCGACTGAACGCTGCCGGATGGACTCTGGTTGCAACGCGAGGCAGTCACAGGCAGTTCAAGCATCCAGACCGGCCAGGTCGCGTTACGGTTGCGGGTAAGCCAAGTGATGATCTCGCCACCGGCACCCTCAAAAGCATTGCGAAGCAATCGGGAGTGGCCCTGCCATGA
- a CDS encoding type II toxin-antitoxin system death-on-curing family toxin, protein MIQNHPFVDGNKRIGHAAMEVVMVLNGFQLVVDVDEAERLVLSVAEGTVDRSALSQWLVEHQAPV, encoded by the coding sequence TTGATTCAGAACCATCCTTTCGTTGATGGCAATAAACGCATTGGCCACGCAGCGATGGAGGTCGTGATGGTTCTCAATGGGTTCCAACTCGTTGTGGATGTGGACGAGGCGGAGAGGCTGGTTTTGTCTGTTGCGGAGGGAACTGTGGATCGCTCAGCGTTGTCGCAATGGCTCGTGGAGCATCAGGCTCCTGTTTGA
- a CDS encoding cobyric acid synthase, whose protein sequence is MVLGTSSGAGKSLMTAALCRVLRRRGETPLPFKGQNMSNNAWVDQAGGEMAYSQALQSWAAGLEPACAMNPVLLKPQGDSTSEVIHLGQSVGNCRAEHYYRDWFRPGWAAIRQGLSDLKASHPGGRLVLEGAGSPVEVNLQPRDLTNLRLAQYLRANCLLVADIERGGVFAQLVGTLALLRPVERPLIRGLLINRFRGRRELFDEGRRWLEANTGIPVLGVMPWLDELFPPEDSLDLLERRGRKRGAELEIAVLKLPSLSNFSDLDPIEAEPTVQLNWIAPGQELGRPDAVVVPGSKQTLRDLAALQASGLGEQLSAYASQGGAVLGICGGMQLLGRELLDPQGLEGGAGSSHGGLGLLPLRTVFGEVKALRQCSSPARWPQGSEPALLEGFELHRGATKAIEACETLAENESLGWVSGRIAGTYLHGVFESGPWRRRWLNQLRARKGLPLLSERQPHHSRQREALLDRLADAFEQHVNLEPLLKP, encoded by the coding sequence ATGGTGCTGGGCACCAGCAGCGGTGCCGGCAAGTCCCTGATGACGGCCGCCCTCTGCCGGGTGCTGCGGCGCCGGGGGGAGACACCCCTGCCCTTCAAGGGGCAGAACATGAGCAACAACGCCTGGGTGGATCAGGCCGGCGGCGAGATGGCCTACTCCCAGGCCCTGCAGTCCTGGGCGGCGGGACTGGAGCCCGCCTGTGCCATGAACCCCGTGCTGCTCAAGCCCCAGGGGGACAGCACCAGCGAGGTCATCCACCTGGGGCAGTCGGTCGGGAACTGCCGCGCCGAGCACTACTACCGCGATTGGTTCCGCCCCGGCTGGGCCGCCATTCGCCAGGGCCTCAGCGACCTCAAGGCAAGCCACCCCGGCGGGCGACTGGTGCTGGAGGGGGCCGGCAGTCCGGTCGAGGTCAACCTGCAACCCCGGGACCTGACCAACCTGCGCCTGGCCCAGTACCTGCGGGCCAACTGCCTGCTGGTGGCCGACATCGAACGGGGCGGCGTCTTTGCCCAGTTGGTCGGCACCCTGGCGCTACTGCGGCCGGTCGAGCGTCCGCTAATTCGGGGTCTACTGATCAACCGCTTCCGTGGGCGCCGCGAACTCTTTGATGAGGGCCGCCGCTGGCTCGAGGCCAACACCGGCATCCCCGTACTCGGCGTCATGCCCTGGCTGGATGAACTCTTCCCCCCGGAGGACTCCCTCGATCTGCTGGAGCGCCGCGGCCGCAAACGCGGGGCCGAGCTGGAGATCGCCGTGCTCAAGCTGCCCTCGCTGAGCAACTTCTCCGACCTCGACCCCATCGAGGCTGAGCCCACTGTGCAGCTCAACTGGATTGCACCGGGCCAGGAACTGGGGCGCCCTGATGCCGTGGTGGTGCCCGGCAGCAAACAAACCCTGCGGGACCTGGCGGCCCTACAGGCCAGTGGCCTGGGGGAGCAACTCTCGGCCTATGCCTCCCAGGGCGGAGCCGTGCTGGGTATCTGCGGCGGCATGCAACTGCTGGGGCGCGAACTGCTTGATCCCCAGGGACTGGAAGGGGGTGCCGGCTCGAGCCACGGCGGCCTAGGGCTCCTGCCACTGCGCACGGTCTTTGGAGAGGTCAAGGCGCTGCGGCAATGCAGCAGTCCGGCGCGATGGCCCCAAGGATCAGAGCCTGCGCTACTGGAGGGCTTTGAACTGCACCGGGGAGCCACCAAGGCGATCGAAGCGTGCGAGACCCTGGCAGAGAATGAGTCCCTGGGCTGGGTCTCAGGCCGTATCGCCGGCACCTATCTCCATGGTGTGTTTGAGAGTGGCCCCTGGCGGCGGCGCTGGCTCAACCAGCTCAGGGCGCGTAAGGGGTTGCCATTGCTTAGTGAACGCCAACCCCACCACAGCCGTCAGCGGGAGGCACTGCTCGATCGCCTCGCCGATGCCTTCGAGCAACACGTCAACCTGGAGCCCCTGCTCAAGCCATGA
- a CDS encoding HEPN domain-containing protein yields MTPSDQGLLLLRKAAQDLAVLEKLINDPEISDETLGYHAQQAAEKCLKALLASPKLDYPRSHSIGLLLDLLEAQGFVLPQEFQELELFTPFGKIFRYDELPLEEPQDRSRWPLLIKELYAFAVLKVRDSGD; encoded by the coding sequence ATGACTCCCTCTGATCAGGGGCTTCTTCTTCTGCGTAAGGCAGCCCAAGACCTGGCTGTATTGGAAAAGTTGATCAACGATCCTGAGATCTCCGACGAGACCCTGGGGTATCACGCTCAACAAGCCGCAGAGAAATGCCTCAAGGCTCTGCTGGCTTCTCCCAAGCTGGACTATCCCCGGAGCCACAGCATCGGTCTTCTGCTTGACCTTCTTGAGGCACAGGGTTTTGTCCTGCCCCAGGAGTTCCAAGAGCTGGAACTGTTCACACCTTTTGGCAAGATCTTTCGGTACGACGAATTGCCGCTCGAGGAGCCCCAGGACCGCTCTCGGTGGCCGCTGTTGATCAAAGAGCTCTATGCATTTGCCGTTTTGAAGGTCCGAGACTCAGGGGATTAG
- a CDS encoding type II toxin-antitoxin system HicB family antitoxin — protein MNQSFAVVIEPAGENFSAYVPDLPGCVATAATREAVLQEIRSAIRFHLDGLQEEAEPHPRAHASVATVVV, from the coding sequence ATGAATCAATCGTTCGCCGTTGTCATTGAGCCTGCCGGAGAGAACTTCTCGGCCTACGTACCGGACCTTCCCGGGTGCGTCGCAACAGCTGCAACACGTGAGGCGGTTCTGCAAGAGATCCGTTCCGCCATTCGTTTTCATCTTGATGGGCTGCAAGAAGAGGCGGAACCTCATCCGAGAGCCCATGCCTCGGTCGCGACGGTTGTGGTCTGA
- a CDS encoding Npun_F0494 family protein has product MQPRLSQQEQRALIRARRAVRCLPFRRRFYEELEREALSSTQLAARSDWTALSCRRLSANHCEDLLIWLIQLGVLRREVDGQGLTERVRLTPLGRVVLSDWPGEIPSASLPSRLRHWIKQHWPRL; this is encoded by the coding sequence ATGCAGCCCCGCCTTAGCCAGCAGGAGCAACGGGCGCTGATCCGGGCCAGGCGGGCCGTGCGCTGCCTGCCCTTTCGGCGCCGCTTCTACGAGGAACTCGAGCGGGAGGCCCTCAGCAGCACCCAGCTCGCGGCTCGCTCCGACTGGACTGCCCTCAGCTGCCGGCGTCTCTCAGCCAACCACTGCGAAGACCTCCTGATCTGGTTGATCCAACTGGGGGTGCTACGCCGCGAGGTCGATGGCCAGGGCCTGACCGAACGGGTTCGCCTGACGCCCCTCGGGCGGGTCGTGCTCTCGGACTGGCCCGGGGAGATTCCCAGCGCCAGCCTCCCCTCCCGCCTGCGCCACTGGATCAAGCAGCACTGGCCGAGGCTCTAG
- a CDS encoding MlaD family protein, giving the protein MTMPNPPTRSHEKLLFLGSGVLLLGALIIGLAREQRWGQRFLNLRLVAANANGIRPGQAVQISGMQVGQVRSLEMLPNAKVQVKFQIDERFAPLVGPRSKASQGQQGLVGEHFLVVSPDPQPWPVSLEKHGMRDTTLPYEQPPAISSLMVDLHQTQKALQATLNNTTKLTAEDVPDTLREIRKTLGSVDNLSGVVQRETAATAPTLRKTLTQISATGASAEATSNRAQQVLEQTQPILVNTLKELQELSRISRKLLQLLTGATGITD; this is encoded by the coding sequence ATGACGATGCCGAATCCACCGACGCGGAGTCACGAGAAACTCCTCTTTCTTGGCTCTGGTGTGCTGCTACTAGGAGCCTTGATCATTGGCTTGGCGCGTGAGCAGCGCTGGGGCCAACGCTTTTTGAACCTGCGCTTGGTGGCGGCCAATGCCAACGGCATCAGGCCTGGCCAGGCGGTTCAGATCTCAGGCATGCAGGTCGGTCAGGTGCGCTCCCTGGAGATGCTGCCCAACGCCAAGGTGCAGGTGAAGTTTCAAATTGACGAGCGATTTGCGCCGTTGGTGGGACCACGCAGCAAGGCCAGCCAAGGGCAGCAAGGTCTTGTCGGGGAGCACTTCCTGGTGGTCAGTCCGGATCCGCAGCCCTGGCCGGTGAGCCTGGAGAAGCACGGCATGCGCGACACGACCCTGCCCTATGAGCAACCGCCCGCCATCAGCAGCCTGATGGTGGATCTGCATCAAACCCAGAAGGCCCTGCAGGCCACCTTGAACAACACCACCAAACTCACGGCAGAGGATGTTCCCGACACCCTGCGCGAGATCCGCAAAACCCTCGGGAGCGTCGACAACCTCAGCGGCGTAGTGCAACGGGAAACCGCAGCGACAGCACCCACCCTGCGCAAAACGCTCACGCAAATCAGCGCTACCGGTGCCAGTGCCGAGGCCACCTCCAATCGTGCTCAGCAGGTGCTGGAGCAAACCCAGCCGATCCTGGTGAACACCTTGAAGGAGCTTCAGGAACTCAGCAGGATCAGCCGGAAACTGCTGCAGCTTCTGACGGGGGCGACAGGAATCACAGACTGA
- a CDS encoding autotransporter outer membrane beta-barrel domain-containing protein, protein MSFVDRLGNWTEPDVLSTSYAIAVPLPSSTVSTVASNSTISLTTTSGVSKNAGATAGGKLTAIANTANPTSSTFGDLIAVTNSLWRLGSASAIDAAWEQLTAEPYASNLSVGLESMNRFRKNALAIALADNKISYTKTEKVKVCVDENGNAMTASAKDQEASKESASCKTAKVKKKLPWSLVIDGTNTQASLRGTEDLGSLDYNIFQSTYGVEYALSDQFSIGGVFGYGQNNLYNYEFADTRVNSDTYSGGLYGLYKPSEPATIALLGGYSRFNSDSRRPIQFGTINRLAEADWNSNGYTVALTGEYAFTLSKVTDSADPKQKEKERRNAILLKPNALVSFAGYSQGLIEESGAQSLNLKLNPHTATSVIFGGGLILQAPIVVSSESRLIPRLGVGYRYDVNGNSDEEHEVTGGFVDLPEAGEIDVYGQNRGSNDVDVSLGLEYEISSSTAIYSNVAGSFWSNGNELTYGGGFRYSW, encoded by the coding sequence GTGAGCTTTGTCGACAGACTTGGCAACTGGACCGAGCCTGATGTCTTAAGCACCTCTTACGCAATAGCCGTACCATTGCCCTCCAGCACTGTATCAACAGTCGCGAGCAATTCGACCATATCACTAACAACCACATCCGGCGTTTCAAAAAATGCAGGCGCGACCGCTGGAGGGAAACTAACCGCCATTGCCAATACTGCAAATCCCACTTCGTCAACCTTTGGCGACCTGATAGCCGTGACGAACTCCCTGTGGCGCTTAGGAAGTGCGTCGGCCATTGACGCTGCATGGGAGCAACTGACCGCTGAGCCCTACGCCAGCAACCTCTCCGTCGGCCTGGAATCGATGAATCGGTTCAGGAAGAACGCTCTGGCAATTGCTCTTGCTGACAACAAGATCTCCTACACAAAAACCGAAAAGGTCAAAGTTTGTGTTGATGAGAATGGAAATGCAATGACGGCAAGCGCCAAAGACCAAGAAGCATCAAAAGAGTCAGCCAGCTGCAAAACGGCCAAGGTCAAGAAGAAACTCCCCTGGTCTCTTGTCATCGACGGCACCAACACACAGGCCAGCCTCAGGGGAACAGAGGACCTTGGCTCGCTTGACTACAACATCTTCCAGTCCACCTATGGCGTCGAATACGCACTGAGCGATCAGTTCAGCATTGGCGGAGTTTTTGGCTACGGACAGAACAATCTCTACAACTACGAATTTGCCGATACACGGGTTAATAGTGATACCTACTCGGGCGGCCTCTACGGCTTGTACAAGCCATCTGAACCAGCAACCATTGCCCTGCTTGGCGGTTACTCGCGCTTCAACAGCGATTCACGCAGGCCAATCCAGTTCGGCACGATCAATCGTCTTGCAGAAGCGGACTGGAATTCCAACGGCTACACCGTTGCGTTAACAGGTGAATACGCCTTCACTCTCTCAAAAGTCACTGACTCAGCGGACCCCAAGCAAAAAGAGAAAGAACGCCGTAACGCCATCCTTCTCAAGCCCAATGCCTTGGTTTCCTTCGCTGGGTACTCCCAAGGGCTCATTGAGGAATCAGGTGCACAGTCCCTCAACCTCAAGCTCAATCCACACACAGCCACATCGGTGATCTTTGGTGGTGGTTTGATTCTGCAGGCTCCCATAGTTGTCTCCTCTGAAAGTCGACTCATCCCGAGGCTTGGTGTTGGCTATCGCTACGACGTCAATGGCAACTCCGACGAAGAGCACGAGGTGACTGGTGGTTTCGTCGATCTGCCAGAAGCAGGTGAAATCGATGTCTACGGCCAGAACCGAGGTAGCAATGACGTCGATGTTTCCCTTGGACTTGAGTATGAAATCAGTTCCAGCACCGCGATCTACAGCAACGTTGCTGGATCCTTTTGGTCTAACGGGAACGAGCTGACCTACGGCGGAGGCTTCCGTTACAGCTGGTGA